Proteins from one Microbacterium faecale genomic window:
- a CDS encoding 3-oxoacid CoA-transferase subunit B — translation MSELTRISRKDLAARIAADIPEGAYVNLGIGAPTLVANYLPEDEEIILHTENGLLGMGAAPEDGWIDPDLINAGKQPVTAVPGAAFFHHADSFGMMRGGHLDVCVLGAFQVAQNGDLANWSTGAPGAIPAVGGAMDLAIGAKSVYVMTDLLTKTGESKLVAACTYPLTGVGCVTRVYTDHAIFDVTDEGFRVREAFGSNTVTELEELTGLDLGGE, via the coding sequence ATGAGTGAGCTCACCCGCATCAGTCGCAAGGATCTCGCGGCACGGATCGCCGCGGACATCCCGGAGGGCGCGTATGTGAACCTCGGGATCGGGGCGCCGACCCTCGTCGCCAACTACCTGCCGGAGGACGAGGAGATCATCCTCCACACGGAGAACGGGCTGCTCGGCATGGGCGCGGCTCCGGAGGACGGATGGATCGACCCCGACCTCATCAACGCCGGGAAGCAGCCGGTCACGGCCGTGCCCGGCGCCGCGTTCTTCCATCACGCCGATTCGTTCGGCATGATGCGCGGCGGGCACCTCGACGTGTGCGTGCTCGGCGCCTTCCAGGTCGCGCAGAACGGCGATCTTGCGAACTGGTCGACCGGTGCTCCCGGCGCGATTCCCGCCGTGGGTGGCGCGATGGACCTCGCGATCGGCGCCAAGAGCGTGTACGTCATGACCGACCTGCTGACGAAGACCGGCGAGTCGAAGCTCGTCGCGGCGTGCACCTACCCGCTCACGGGCGTCGGCTGCGTCACGCGCGTCTACACGGATCACGCGATCTTCGACGTCACGGACGAGGGCTTCCGCGTGCGTGAGGCGTTCGGATCCAACACGGTCACCGAGCTCGAAGAGCTCACCGGCCTCGATCTCGGAGGGGAATGA
- a CDS encoding 3-oxoacid CoA-transferase subunit A: protein MIDKEVAGVADAVAGIEDGNTVMIGGFGRAGQPVELIDALIAQGATDLTIVNNNAGNGDTGLAALLAAGRVRKIVCSFPRQTDSWVFDELYRDGRIELELVPQGNLAERIRAAGAGIGAFFTPTGVGTQLAEGKETREIDGRTYALEYPIRADFALVSGLEADRWGNVIYRETARNFGPIMASAAATSVVQVDRVVELGSIDPERVVTPGLFVDRVVAVGERRWLNDREFVGGVDIEGRSLEAKEDAR, encoded by the coding sequence ATGATCGATAAGGAAGTCGCGGGCGTCGCCGACGCCGTCGCGGGGATCGAAGACGGGAACACCGTCATGATCGGCGGGTTCGGTCGTGCCGGTCAGCCGGTCGAGCTGATCGACGCGCTGATCGCACAGGGGGCGACCGACCTCACGATCGTGAACAACAACGCCGGCAACGGAGACACGGGTCTCGCCGCGCTCCTCGCGGCCGGCCGCGTTCGCAAGATCGTGTGCTCGTTCCCGCGCCAGACCGACTCGTGGGTGTTCGACGAGCTCTACCGCGACGGCAGAATCGAACTCGAGCTCGTGCCGCAGGGCAACCTCGCCGAGCGGATCCGCGCCGCGGGCGCCGGCATCGGCGCCTTCTTCACCCCGACCGGCGTCGGCACGCAGCTCGCCGAGGGCAAGGAGACGCGCGAGATCGACGGCAGGACGTACGCGCTCGAGTACCCGATCCGCGCGGACTTCGCGCTCGTGTCGGGCCTCGAGGCCGACCGCTGGGGCAACGTGATCTACCGCGAGACGGCCCGCAACTTCGGCCCGATCATGGCGTCGGCCGCGGCCACGAGTGTGGTGCAGGTCGACCGCGTCGTCGAGCTCGGATCCATCGACCCGGAGCGCGTCGTGACGCCGGGCCTCTTCGTCGATCGCGTCGTCGCGGTCGGCGAGCGGCGCTGGCTGAACGATCGCGAGTTCGTGGGCGGCGTCGATATCGAAGGCCGGTCGCTCGAGGCGAAGGAGGACGCACGATGA
- a CDS encoding alpha-L-rhamnosidase, which translates to MTTIALRAEYRSDSPFVATARPRISWVVETDEPGWSQRRVEVRLDDDEAAVLDTTANVFVGWPFADLDEAPHEVRVRAQSAAGDWTPWSAPLPVRSAIVADWKAPFIGLAAPERPAQPVLLSRTIDIRPGLVDAVVHVAALGAATVEIDGSEIDDSVLGPGWTSYDSRVLHDSVDVTARLVEGEHRLSIEVTGAWYTEEYGFGPTGTRVYGDQPSAALELHLRYGDGSREVIRTGADWTAAGDGEIVESGIYQGERIDLRLVGEKSGSPAAVVLDDLVPVARISEPVRRTGELAVQEVLRSASGGLILDFGQNLVGRLRITVDGPAGHEVVIRHAEVLDGGELATRPLRRAAATDRIILGGGECTIEPRGTFHGFRYAEITGWPAEFDPECVRAVVLHSDMRRTGWFSSSHEGLNRLHENVLWSMRGNFLSVPTDCPQRDERMGWTGDAQVFAPTATTLFDSAGFLASWLDDLAAEQSQRDGIVPFVVPDVLRFPVGPMAAWGDAATVIPDVLAGRLGDTGIVARQLDSMRSWVDAIVPFVGPAGVWENHNQFGDWLDPDAPSDAPGAAKTARDIVATAHLFRSASLVAGWMARLEVDGADGYRALAERTREAFLAHYVTPAGRMASDSPTAYSLALQFGIVADQPMREKLGERLADLTRRNGYRIATGFVGTPLILDALADTGHGDAAIRLLLQTDFPSWLYPVTMGATTIWERWDSLQPDGTINSGEMTSFNHYAFGAVADWLYRRLAGISPAADAYRVIRFAPVVCRELDHVEATLFSPSGRIEGGWRREGAQVRLRLRVPAHATADVELPDGRKLSVGSGDHSWTIVEQSEVFAPVAFWSTFRDVVDDAEARAAIWEPIEAFSPELAATLRRRIEWTLQDALPAGLFDVPPHVQDQIAARLMALNERRGLHSR; encoded by the coding sequence ATGACAACGATCGCGCTCCGCGCAGAATACCGCAGCGATTCTCCATTCGTCGCAACCGCGCGCCCGAGGATTTCGTGGGTCGTCGAGACCGACGAGCCCGGCTGGTCGCAGCGGCGCGTCGAGGTTCGCCTTGACGACGATGAAGCAGCCGTCCTCGACACGACCGCCAACGTCTTCGTCGGCTGGCCGTTTGCCGATCTCGACGAGGCACCCCACGAGGTGCGCGTGCGCGCGCAGTCGGCCGCCGGCGACTGGACGCCGTGGTCCGCGCCGCTGCCGGTGCGCTCCGCGATCGTCGCTGATTGGAAGGCTCCGTTCATCGGCCTCGCCGCTCCGGAGCGCCCCGCTCAGCCCGTCCTGCTCAGTCGGACGATCGACATCCGACCAGGTCTCGTCGACGCCGTCGTACACGTCGCCGCCCTCGGCGCGGCGACCGTCGAGATCGACGGCAGCGAGATCGACGACAGCGTGCTCGGGCCCGGTTGGACGAGCTACGATTCGCGCGTGCTGCACGACTCGGTCGATGTCACCGCCCGGCTCGTGGAGGGCGAGCATCGGCTCTCGATCGAGGTCACCGGGGCCTGGTACACCGAAGAATATGGTTTCGGTCCGACGGGCACTCGCGTCTACGGCGACCAGCCGTCGGCGGCTCTCGAACTGCACCTGCGATACGGCGACGGCTCGCGTGAGGTGATCCGCACCGGCGCCGACTGGACGGCCGCTGGCGACGGTGAGATCGTCGAATCCGGCATCTACCAGGGCGAGCGCATCGACCTGCGCCTCGTCGGAGAGAAATCAGGCTCGCCGGCTGCGGTGGTCCTCGACGACCTGGTCCCCGTCGCGCGCATCTCGGAGCCGGTGCGGCGCACGGGCGAGCTGGCCGTGCAGGAGGTGCTGCGCTCGGCATCGGGCGGGCTGATCCTCGACTTCGGGCAGAACCTGGTCGGCCGCCTCCGTATCACCGTCGACGGGCCGGCGGGTCACGAGGTCGTCATTCGGCACGCAGAAGTGCTCGACGGCGGCGAGCTGGCGACGCGTCCGCTGCGTCGGGCTGCCGCCACCGACCGGATCATTCTGGGCGGCGGCGAGTGCACGATCGAGCCGCGCGGCACCTTCCACGGTTTCCGGTACGCCGAGATCACTGGGTGGCCCGCCGAGTTCGACCCCGAATGCGTACGCGCGGTCGTGTTGCACAGCGACATGCGCCGCACCGGCTGGTTCTCTTCGTCGCATGAAGGTCTCAACCGGCTGCATGAGAATGTGCTCTGGTCGATGCGCGGAAACTTCCTCTCCGTGCCCACAGACTGTCCGCAACGCGACGAGCGGATGGGGTGGACCGGCGACGCACAGGTGTTCGCACCGACCGCTACGACGCTCTTCGACAGCGCCGGTTTTCTCGCCAGTTGGCTTGACGATCTCGCGGCGGAGCAGTCCCAGCGAGATGGCATCGTGCCATTCGTCGTGCCCGATGTGCTTCGCTTCCCGGTCGGTCCCATGGCTGCGTGGGGCGATGCGGCGACGGTGATCCCGGACGTCCTCGCAGGGCGCCTCGGCGACACCGGCATCGTCGCGCGGCAGCTGGACAGCATGCGCTCGTGGGTCGACGCGATCGTGCCGTTCGTCGGGCCCGCCGGCGTCTGGGAGAACCACAATCAGTTCGGCGACTGGCTCGACCCGGACGCCCCGTCGGACGCGCCCGGAGCGGCCAAGACCGCCCGTGACATCGTCGCCACCGCACACCTGTTCCGCTCCGCTTCGCTGGTGGCCGGGTGGATGGCACGGCTCGAGGTCGACGGAGCCGACGGTTATCGTGCGCTCGCTGAGCGCACCCGCGAAGCGTTCTTGGCGCATTACGTCACGCCCGCCGGTCGGATGGCGTCGGATTCGCCGACGGCCTATTCGCTCGCATTGCAGTTCGGTATCGTGGCGGACCAGCCGATGCGCGAGAAGCTGGGGGAGCGGCTGGCCGATCTCACCCGCCGCAACGGCTACCGCATCGCTACCGGCTTCGTCGGGACGCCGCTGATCCTCGATGCTCTCGCCGACACCGGACATGGAGACGCTGCCATCCGGCTGCTGCTTCAGACCGACTTCCCCTCCTGGCTGTACCCCGTGACGATGGGCGCGACCACGATCTGGGAGCGATGGGACTCGCTGCAGCCTGACGGCACGATCAATTCCGGCGAGATGACGTCGTTCAACCATTACGCGTTCGGTGCCGTTGCAGACTGGCTCTACCGCAGGCTGGCGGGCATCTCGCCTGCGGCAGACGCCTACCGGGTGATTCGGTTCGCGCCGGTGGTGTGCCGCGAGCTCGACCATGTCGAGGCGACTCTGTTCTCGCCCTCCGGTCGGATCGAGGGCGGCTGGCGGCGCGAGGGCGCACAGGTCCGGCTGCGGTTGCGCGTGCCGGCGCACGCCACCGCCGACGTCGAGCTCCCTGACGGGCGGAAGTTGTCCGTCGGATCGGGCGACCACTCGTGGACGATCGTCGAGCAGAGTGAGGTCTTCGCTCCCGTCGCGTTCTGGTCGACGTTCCGCGACGTCGTCGACGATGCCGAGGCGCGAGCGGCGATCTGGGAACCGATCGAGGCCTTCAGTCCTGAGCTCGCGGCGACGCTGCGACGGCGGATCGAATGGACATTGCAGGATGCGCTTCCGGCAGGACTGTTCGACGTGCCCCCGCACGTGCAGGATCAGATCGCCGCGCGCCTCATGGCGCTGAACGAGCGTCGGGGTCTGCACTCACGATGA
- a CDS encoding MFS transporter, with the protein MSSVVHAGTARRAGLAQVIILLAAACMPVMAATLITPVLPQMLQHFSDVDGYRVLVPMIVGLPALMVAVFAPFAGQIVDRVGRKTLIVVALVAYAFMGVIPAFVDGLTMILLSRLALGVSESAIITVATALIVDYFHEDHKRNRYLGLQGAAGAIGATVFIIVGTILGTQGWRAPFWIYLISLVIALPALWLLWEPRAAATGESVERGRIPWGRLWGPLIVTVFGGITFYALVVNLPEIVATVGQLDAASPAIGGLAALASAVVATGGIVFPAIKRRLDHRVVPLAFALQAVGLVLLWLLSPLGIPGVVVGALIASFGSGLLLPGFLTWVVVRAGFAERGRVTGLWTAAFFLGNFLVAPVVNGIGANIGIVTAIGIFGIIAAPIAVITWVASRPGR; encoded by the coding sequence ATGTCTTCAGTCGTTCACGCGGGAACCGCGCGGCGCGCCGGGCTGGCGCAGGTCATCATCCTGTTGGCCGCCGCGTGCATGCCCGTGATGGCCGCCACGCTCATCACGCCGGTCCTGCCGCAGATGCTGCAGCACTTCTCCGACGTCGACGGCTACCGGGTGCTCGTGCCGATGATCGTCGGCCTTCCCGCACTCATGGTGGCCGTGTTCGCGCCGTTCGCGGGACAGATCGTCGACCGCGTCGGCCGCAAGACCCTCATCGTCGTGGCGCTCGTCGCCTACGCGTTCATGGGCGTGATCCCCGCATTCGTCGACGGCCTCACGATGATCCTCCTCTCGCGCCTCGCACTCGGCGTCAGCGAGTCGGCGATCATCACGGTCGCGACCGCGCTGATCGTCGACTACTTCCACGAGGACCACAAGCGCAACCGCTACCTCGGGCTGCAGGGCGCGGCCGGCGCGATCGGCGCGACGGTGTTCATCATCGTCGGCACCATCCTCGGCACGCAGGGCTGGCGCGCACCGTTCTGGATCTACCTCATCAGCCTCGTCATCGCGCTGCCGGCGCTCTGGCTGCTCTGGGAGCCGCGGGCGGCGGCCACGGGCGAATCGGTCGAGCGGGGCCGGATCCCGTGGGGGCGCCTCTGGGGCCCACTGATCGTGACCGTCTTCGGCGGCATCACGTTCTACGCGCTCGTCGTCAACCTGCCGGAGATCGTCGCCACCGTCGGCCAGCTCGACGCGGCGAGCCCGGCGATCGGTGGGCTCGCGGCTCTCGCCTCGGCCGTCGTGGCGACGGGCGGCATCGTGTTCCCGGCGATCAAGCGCCGACTCGATCACCGGGTCGTGCCGCTCGCGTTCGCGCTCCAGGCCGTCGGCCTCGTGCTGCTGTGGCTCCTCAGCCCGCTCGGCATCCCGGGCGTCGTCGTCGGTGCGCTGATCGCGTCGTTCGGATCCGGCCTGTTGCTGCCCGGCTTCCTCACCTGGGTCGTCGTCCGTGCCGGCTTCGCGGAGCGCGGCCGCGTCACCGGTCTGTGGACCGCGGCGTTCTTCCTGGGCAACTTCCTCGTCGCCCCGGTCGTGAATGGCATCGGCGCGAACATCGGGATCGTCACGGCGATCGGGATCTTCGGCATCATCGCAGCCCCCATCGCGGTGATCACCTGGGTGGCCTCCCGGCCCGGACGCTGA
- a CDS encoding dipeptide/oligopeptide/nickel ABC transporter permease/ATP-binding protein gives MTSVNHGRRPVAARLIRNPLGAVASAYLALLALVAVVGPFVVPFGADEVDLGSVLAPPGGDHLLGGDSAGRDVLSRLVVATSVSLAGAFVAVAVAAVIGVTSGLIAGYRLGWFDLVSNWFAGAVLSLPAIVVLLAARAVIGPSIWAIMVVFGVILAPSYHRIVYGAVQGVRAELYIDAARVAGLSDLRILGRHVLTVVRAPAILLTAGLFSVAIAIQASLDFLGVGDSSLPTWGGILSDGFTNISRTPLLMIWPSAVIALTCLALNLFGTALRDELEQTGDSPRRRADAWQPQQEAASSIVHAASDAREKLVEIDGLAVAYRQGTGWKTVVHELSLEIGRGEVHALIGESGSGKTQTAWSVLGLLPEGGEIVAGSIRFDGRDLSGLHENERARLRGRRIGYVPQEPMSNLDPARTVGAQLTEPLRLALGLSRSGARGRALELLARVGIADPQRTFRLYPHQISGGMAQRVLIAGAVSLEPDLIVADEPTTALDVTVQAEILELLRELRAERGLSMLLVTHNFGVVADLADSVSVMRDGAIVESGAVADVFADPRHPYTRGLFDALLDDAPARGPLEPMELS, from the coding sequence ATGACGTCCGTGAACCACGGCCGCCGCCCCGTCGCGGCGCGGCTCATCCGCAATCCGCTCGGCGCCGTTGCATCGGCCTATCTGGCGCTGCTCGCTCTCGTCGCCGTGGTCGGGCCGTTCGTCGTCCCGTTCGGCGCCGACGAGGTCGACCTCGGATCGGTGCTCGCGCCGCCCGGCGGCGACCACCTGCTCGGGGGCGACAGCGCAGGGCGCGATGTGCTCTCGCGGCTTGTCGTGGCCACGTCGGTCAGTCTCGCCGGTGCCTTCGTCGCGGTCGCAGTCGCGGCCGTCATCGGAGTGACGTCCGGCCTCATTGCGGGCTACCGGCTCGGATGGTTCGACCTGGTCTCGAACTGGTTCGCGGGAGCCGTATTGTCCCTGCCAGCGATCGTCGTGCTGCTCGCGGCACGCGCGGTGATCGGCCCCTCGATCTGGGCGATCATGGTCGTCTTCGGCGTGATCCTCGCGCCCTCATACCACCGCATCGTCTACGGCGCCGTGCAGGGAGTGCGCGCCGAGCTGTACATCGATGCCGCGCGGGTCGCCGGTCTGAGCGATCTGCGAATCCTCGGTCGGCATGTTCTCACCGTGGTGCGCGCGCCGGCGATCCTGCTCACCGCCGGGTTGTTCTCGGTCGCCATCGCGATCCAGGCCAGCCTCGACTTTCTCGGCGTCGGCGACAGTTCGCTGCCGACCTGGGGTGGGATCCTCAGCGACGGCTTCACGAACATCTCGCGCACGCCGCTGCTGATGATCTGGCCGAGCGCCGTGATCGCGCTGACCTGCCTCGCGCTCAACCTGTTCGGCACGGCACTGCGCGACGAGCTCGAGCAGACCGGTGACAGCCCGCGCCGCCGCGCCGACGCATGGCAGCCGCAGCAAGAGGCCGCATCGTCGATCGTTCACGCCGCATCAGATGCGCGCGAGAAGCTCGTCGAGATCGATGGCCTCGCTGTCGCCTACCGGCAGGGCACCGGATGGAAGACCGTCGTCCACGAGCTCTCTCTCGAGATCGGAAGGGGCGAGGTGCACGCGCTCATCGGCGAGTCCGGCTCGGGCAAGACCCAGACGGCCTGGTCCGTGCTCGGTCTGCTCCCTGAAGGCGGCGAGATCGTCGCCGGCTCGATCCGATTTGACGGACGCGACCTGAGCGGCTTGCACGAGAACGAGCGCGCACGTCTGCGCGGCCGTCGGATCGGCTATGTCCCGCAGGAGCCGATGTCGAACCTCGATCCCGCGCGCACAGTGGGCGCCCAGCTCACCGAACCGCTGCGCCTCGCGCTCGGATTGTCGAGGTCGGGGGCGCGCGGACGCGCGCTGGAACTGCTGGCGCGCGTGGGCATCGCCGATCCGCAACGCACGTTCCGTCTCTACCCGCACCAGATCTCCGGCGGCATGGCACAACGCGTGCTGATCGCCGGCGCGGTCTCGCTCGAGCCCGACCTGATCGTCGCCGACGAGCCGACCACCGCCCTCGATGTGACCGTCCAAGCCGAGATCCTCGAGCTGCTGCGTGAGCTCCGCGCGGAACGCGGTCTTTCGATGCTGCTCGTCACGCACAACTTCGGCGTCGTCGCCGACCTCGCGGACTCGGTCTCTGTGATGCGCGACGGCGCGATCGTGGAGAGCGGCGCCGTTGCCGATGTGTTCGCCGACCCGCGACACCCCTACACCCGGGGCCTCTTCGACGCGCTGCTCGATGACGCGCCGGCGCGCGGGCCCCTCGAGCCGATGGAGCTGTCATGA
- a CDS encoding ATP-binding cassette domain-containing protein translates to MSTATTASLLDVRDLRVAYPGRGLRRSSPEILHGTSLDVRAGETVGLVGESGSGKSTLGRAVLGLAPVTGGEIAFDGRRIDTLRPRERRRALAADIQVVFQDPYSSLSPALSIGETLAEPLRARGVSAAAARGRIADLLDLVGLPSDAAGRLPREFSGGQRQRVAIARALALEPKLIVCDEPVSALDLTTQARVLELFLEVQQRTGVAYLFISHDLNVVRALSHRVAVMQGGEIVEWGDGETVTGAPQHPYTQRLLLASPVADPARQAERRAELALRKAAA, encoded by the coding sequence ATGAGCACCGCAACCACCGCCTCCCTGCTCGACGTGCGCGATCTGCGCGTCGCCTACCCGGGCCGCGGTCTGCGGCGTTCCTCGCCCGAGATCCTGCACGGGACCAGCCTCGATGTGCGCGCTGGCGAGACCGTCGGCCTGGTCGGCGAGTCCGGTTCGGGCAAGTCGACGCTCGGCCGGGCGGTGCTCGGGCTCGCGCCGGTCACCGGCGGGGAGATCGCGTTCGACGGCCGCCGCATCGACACGCTGCGTCCCCGCGAGCGCCGTCGCGCGCTCGCCGCCGACATCCAGGTCGTCTTCCAGGATCCGTACTCGTCCCTCAGCCCCGCGCTCAGCATCGGCGAGACACTGGCCGAGCCGTTGCGCGCCCGCGGCGTCTCGGCCGCCGCTGCTCGCGGCCGCATTGCCGACCTGCTCGACCTGGTCGGGTTGCCGAGCGATGCCGCTGGACGTCTGCCGCGCGAGTTCAGCGGCGGCCAGCGCCAACGCGTCGCGATCGCACGGGCGCTCGCGCTCGAGCCGAAGCTGATCGTGTGCGACGAACCGGTTTCAGCCCTCGACCTCACCACGCAGGCCCGCGTGCTCGAACTCTTCCTCGAGGTGCAGCAGCGCACCGGCGTGGCGTATCTCTTCATCTCGCACGATTTGAACGTGGTGCGCGCGTTGAGCCACCGCGTCGCTGTGATGCAGGGCGGCGAGATCGTCGAATGGGGTGACGGCGAGACCGTCACAGGAGCTCCCCAACACCCCTATACCCAGCGGCTCCTGCTGGCCTCTCCCGTCGCCGACCCCGCGCGACAGGCCGAGCGCCGCGCCGAGCTCGCTCTCCGAAAGGCCGCTGCATGA
- a CDS encoding glycoside hydrolase family 3 N-terminal domain-containing protein: MTIEALAIDQQARTLVEALPVADRVGLLFHPIVMLRAGQDLDEPSPLGPSLRELIIDRGIRFFCLSAIPSPAETAEVTDRLQTLARDEGNGLPLVFSTDPRHSFVQNAGAAHAAHGVSQWPEPLGLGAIGDADEVRRFGRTVRDDYRTMGIRMALHPQVDLTTEARWARQAQSFGTLPSETSRLLRAFLEGLQGEHLSEESVAAVVKHFPGGGAQLDGEDPHFPYGREQVYPAGRFEEHLEPFRAAIDAGAAAIMPYYGVPVGLRRGGRAIPEVGFGYNRDIITGLLREELGYDGMVLSDFGLVTDAEVFGKPFPARAWGVEHLSVGERYAALLAAGVDQFGGEHDTAAVLDLVASGAVSEETITTAAARTATVLIRMGLADTELARRPDAYVLPRVADVAAGRRAQSRAVTVLKYEAATLPIRRAHRVYLDGVSPDALPDGWTVASLEEAELAFIRRTAPFEPRDTYFLEAGMQQGSLDFPDEDVTEIARVAAHAPTVVVVTLTRPAILTEIEPHAAALVGDFGASDAALIDALTGVVPPEGRLPFELPRSMAAVEAAAPDAGADTVDPLFPLGHGLDIMKDA; the protein is encoded by the coding sequence ATGACCATCGAAGCCCTCGCCATCGACCAGCAGGCACGGACCCTCGTCGAGGCGCTGCCCGTCGCCGATCGCGTCGGCCTGCTCTTCCATCCGATCGTGATGCTCCGCGCCGGACAGGACCTCGACGAGCCTTCGCCGTTGGGGCCGTCCCTGCGCGAGCTCATCATCGATCGCGGCATCCGCTTCTTCTGCCTCAGTGCGATACCGTCGCCTGCCGAGACCGCTGAGGTCACCGACCGGCTGCAGACCCTCGCGCGCGACGAGGGGAACGGCCTGCCGCTGGTCTTCTCGACCGATCCGCGCCACTCCTTCGTGCAGAACGCCGGCGCAGCGCACGCCGCCCACGGTGTCTCGCAGTGGCCCGAGCCGCTCGGTCTCGGTGCAATCGGCGACGCGGATGAGGTGCGTCGCTTCGGCCGCACCGTCCGCGACGACTATCGCACCATGGGAATTCGGATGGCGCTGCACCCGCAGGTCGATCTCACCACCGAGGCACGTTGGGCGCGTCAGGCGCAGAGCTTCGGTACCTTGCCAAGCGAGACCTCCCGCCTGCTGCGCGCATTCCTCGAGGGGCTACAGGGCGAGCATCTCAGCGAGGAGAGTGTGGCGGCGGTGGTCAAGCACTTCCCTGGCGGTGGCGCGCAACTCGATGGTGAGGACCCGCACTTCCCCTACGGACGCGAGCAGGTCTATCCGGCGGGCCGCTTCGAGGAGCATCTCGAGCCGTTTCGTGCGGCGATCGACGCGGGCGCCGCGGCAATCATGCCCTACTACGGCGTGCCCGTCGGGCTGCGCCGTGGCGGCCGCGCCATTCCCGAGGTCGGCTTCGGGTATAACCGCGACATCATCACCGGGCTGCTGCGCGAAGAGCTCGGCTACGACGGCATGGTGCTCAGCGACTTCGGCCTCGTCACCGACGCCGAGGTATTCGGCAAGCCGTTCCCGGCCCGTGCCTGGGGAGTGGAACACCTCAGCGTCGGTGAGCGATACGCGGCCCTGCTGGCAGCCGGTGTCGACCAGTTCGGCGGTGAGCACGACACCGCCGCGGTGCTCGACCTGGTCGCCTCCGGCGCCGTCTCGGAGGAGACGATCACGACCGCGGCCGCCCGGACCGCGACCGTGCTCATTCGGATGGGCTTGGCCGACACCGAGTTAGCGCGGCGGCCCGACGCGTACGTGCTGCCGCGGGTTGCGGACGTCGCGGCCGGTCGGCGGGCGCAGAGTCGGGCGGTCACCGTGTTGAAGTACGAGGCCGCGACCCTGCCGATCCGGAGGGCTCACCGCGTCTACCTCGACGGGGTGTCGCCCGACGCCCTCCCAGACGGCTGGACCGTCGCTTCGCTGGAGGAGGCGGAACTGGCGTTCATTCGCCGGACCGCTCCGTTCGAGCCGCGCGACACCTACTTCCTTGAAGCCGGTATGCAGCAGGGCTCGCTCGATTTTCCAGACGAGGACGTCACCGAGATCGCTCGCGTCGCCGCGCACGCGCCGACCGTGGTCGTCGTGACGCTGACACGGCCCGCGATCCTCACCGAGATCGAGCCGCACGCGGCCGCGCTGGTCGGTGACTTCGGCGCCAGCGATGCGGCGCTGATCGATGCGCTCACCGGCGTCGTTCCGCCCGAAGGTCGACTCCCGTTCGAGCTGCCGCGCAGTATGGCGGCCGTCGAGGCAGCCGCCCCGGACGCCGGTGCCGATACCGTCGACCCGCTCTTCCCGCTCGGCCATGGACTCGACATTATGAAGGACGCCTGA